One stretch of Roseimicrobium sp. ORNL1 DNA includes these proteins:
- a CDS encoding sugar phosphate isomerase/epimerase family protein has translation MTPCLFSISYAGFWGQDALSLEQFIRHAAELGYPSVMIAGKRPHLSPLDASPELLDSVSRMLAAAEVRCEVIAAYTNLSQPSGVGCEVPHLEFQIAYVESLARIAAKVGAKVVRIFTAYEVEGQDPQAQWKRCVTVIREMCDRAAPHGVSIAIQNHHDLALHTEALLELLSDIDRPNCGLGFDAWSPALRGESLYEAALMAAPHTLITTNADYIKVPRHRYRPELVNYERQATDWVRAVPFGTGFIDYQAFFQGLRDGGFDGFAMYEMCSPLRGGGSLKNLDSCASGYLQWMQAQSLSPIQPVRG, from the coding sequence ATGACACCCTGCCTCTTCTCCATCAGCTATGCCGGATTCTGGGGGCAGGATGCCCTGAGCCTGGAGCAGTTCATCCGGCATGCCGCAGAGCTTGGGTATCCCTCCGTGATGATTGCCGGCAAACGCCCGCACCTCTCTCCCCTGGATGCGTCACCGGAGCTTCTGGATTCCGTCAGCCGGATGCTCGCTGCAGCGGAAGTGCGGTGCGAGGTCATTGCCGCCTACACGAATCTCTCCCAACCCTCCGGCGTGGGGTGTGAAGTGCCGCATCTGGAGTTTCAAATCGCCTATGTCGAGTCCCTGGCACGCATTGCCGCGAAGGTCGGGGCCAAGGTGGTGCGCATCTTCACTGCGTATGAGGTGGAGGGTCAGGACCCCCAGGCACAGTGGAAACGCTGCGTCACGGTGATCCGGGAAATGTGCGACCGCGCCGCGCCGCATGGTGTATCCATTGCCATCCAAAATCATCACGATCTTGCCCTGCATACGGAAGCCCTGCTGGAGCTCTTGTCAGACATCGACCGGCCCAACTGCGGTCTGGGCTTCGATGCATGGTCACCCGCGCTGAGGGGCGAATCTCTGTATGAAGCTGCCCTCATGGCCGCGCCGCACACGCTCATCACCACCAATGCGGACTACATCAAGGTCCCGCGCCACCGTTACCGTCCCGAACTGGTGAACTACGAGCGCCAAGCCACCGATTGGGTCCGCGCCGTCCCTTTCGGCACCGGTTTCATCGATTACCAGGCGTTTTTTCAAGGATTGCGCGACGGCGGGTTTGACGGCTTTGCGATGTACGAAATGTGCTCGCCCCTGCGCGGTGGTGGGTCTCTCAAAAACCTCGATAGCTGCGCCAGCGGCTACCTGCAGTGGATGCAGGCGCAATCATTGAGCCCTATTCAGCCGGTGAGAGGCTGA
- a CDS encoding serine hydrolase → MNESELESALVKIAGTGGVVRASVAAYDHETGRTFGWHEQEWFHAASTMKVAVLLAVFRAVDEKRLRLDDPLHVRNRFISAGNGEPFRLQRGRDGDEEVHQRIGRTMRIRELAHRMITVSSNLATNLLLDLIGLEYAQRVLHDAGVTGIHLKRGVEDAAAHEMGINNEVTSAGLVSLFRVIQEGQFTTAKSREAMLQILFDQKYNAVLPKKLPPGTRVAHKTGEISTVSHDAGLFFVKERPPYAFAILTEVLPESNGRTATVAAMSEAVCDYFRGA, encoded by the coding sequence ATGAACGAATCTGAACTGGAATCCGCCCTGGTCAAAATCGCAGGCACCGGAGGCGTGGTGCGGGCGTCCGTCGCGGCGTATGATCATGAGACCGGGCGGACGTTTGGGTGGCATGAGCAGGAGTGGTTCCACGCGGCCAGCACCATGAAGGTGGCGGTGCTCCTCGCCGTCTTCAGGGCGGTGGATGAGAAACGTCTGCGGCTGGATGATCCGCTCCACGTACGGAACCGCTTCATCAGCGCGGGAAATGGCGAACCCTTTCGTCTGCAACGCGGACGCGATGGGGATGAGGAGGTGCACCAGCGCATTGGCAGGACCATGCGCATTCGTGAGCTGGCCCACCGCATGATCACGGTCAGCAGCAATCTCGCCACCAATCTCCTCCTGGATCTCATCGGCCTGGAATACGCACAGCGGGTACTCCACGATGCAGGCGTGACAGGCATCCACCTCAAACGGGGCGTGGAGGATGCAGCGGCCCATGAGATGGGCATCAACAACGAAGTCACTTCAGCCGGATTGGTGAGCCTGTTTCGCGTGATTCAGGAGGGGCAGTTCACCACTGCGAAGAGCAGGGAGGCGATGCTGCAGATCCTATTCGACCAAAAGTACAACGCGGTGCTGCCCAAGAAGCTGCCGCCAGGAACGCGCGTCGCGCACAAGACCGGCGAGATCTCCACGGTGAGTCACGATGCAGGACTTTTCTTTGTGAAGGAACGCCCGCCCTACGCTTTCGCGATTCTCACCGAAGTACTGCCTGAGTCCAACGGTCGCACCGCCACCGTGGCTGCGATGAGCGAGGCGGTGTGCGATTATTTCCGCGGGGCCTGA
- a CDS encoding DUF2959 family protein codes for MNTHCRRSVLFLMVAVLCPTACRTIYYGAMEKIGFEKRDLLVRAVRNAKAKHKEAGGEYRDALQQLQAVYGRSGSNLEKAYDKLNAEYLACDGATKIVKHRVDEMDRVASDLFKEWQKEIGTMSDVSLAGSSQAKLTETKARFAELSSALHSSYNAMPPVLDKLRDHTLYLKHNLNAEALGALRGKADVIQSDIQALLERMNRAIAEADTFVKTMN; via the coding sequence ATGAACACGCATTGCCGCCGTTCCGTATTGTTCCTGATGGTTGCGGTCCTGTGCCCCACTGCCTGCCGCACTATCTACTACGGGGCGATGGAGAAGATTGGCTTTGAGAAGCGTGATCTTCTCGTCCGCGCCGTGAGGAACGCGAAGGCCAAGCATAAGGAAGCGGGTGGTGAATACCGCGATGCCCTGCAACAGCTCCAGGCTGTCTATGGCCGCAGCGGTAGCAATCTGGAAAAGGCGTATGACAAGCTCAATGCGGAATACCTCGCGTGTGATGGAGCAACCAAGATCGTGAAACACCGCGTTGATGAGATGGATCGCGTGGCCTCAGATCTCTTCAAGGAATGGCAGAAGGAAATCGGCACCATGAGTGATGTCTCACTCGCAGGGTCCAGCCAGGCGAAGCTCACCGAAACCAAGGCCAGATTTGCCGAGCTCTCCAGCGCCCTGCACAGTTCCTACAACGCCATGCCTCCCGTGCTGGACAAGCTGCGCGACCACACCCTCTACCTGAAGCACAACCTCAATGCCGAAGCCCTCGGAGCCCTCCGCGGCAAGGCAGATGTCATCCAGTCAGATATCCAGGCCCTGCTGGAACGCATGAACCGCGCGATTGCAGAAGCGGACACGTTTGTGAAGACGATGAATTAG
- a CDS encoding class I SAM-dependent methyltransferase yields the protein MDDTTHLDFCPELVAMLKSGETRGRSKNFPTLVAVSTVNNLVTLKNLCTSLKPKRTLEVGLAFGGSGLLFTACHRENKVAPAQQHVAIDPFQSCTWDSAGAVVIEKAGLSGFFELMEKPSCLAMPALIEKGVTFDIIYIDGSHIFEDVFVDLYFAIRLLSDGGIVALDDCTDPHVKKVIKFIERNGQVSLEPFDLSPFREDKGLTPRYRVAKLLGKTQMRAFRKIGPNDRPWNSPFTDF from the coding sequence ATGGACGACACCACCCACCTGGACTTCTGCCCCGAGCTTGTCGCCATGCTCAAAAGCGGAGAAACGCGCGGACGCTCCAAGAACTTCCCCACCTTGGTGGCCGTTTCCACGGTGAACAATCTGGTGACGCTCAAGAATCTCTGCACCAGCCTGAAACCGAAACGGACGCTGGAAGTCGGCCTGGCGTTCGGGGGTTCCGGGCTGCTCTTTACGGCGTGTCATCGCGAAAACAAAGTAGCCCCTGCACAGCAGCACGTGGCGATTGATCCTTTTCAGAGCTGCACTTGGGATTCCGCCGGCGCGGTTGTCATCGAGAAGGCGGGGTTGAGCGGATTTTTTGAACTCATGGAAAAACCTTCCTGCCTCGCCATGCCGGCGCTGATAGAGAAGGGTGTGACCTTCGATATTATCTACATCGATGGTTCGCACATTTTTGAGGATGTATTCGTGGACCTGTATTTCGCGATCCGGCTGCTATCGGACGGAGGTATTGTAGCATTAGATGATTGCACCGATCCGCACGTAAAGAAGGTGATCAAATTTATCGAGAGAAACGGCCAGGTTTCCCTGGAGCCATTCGACCTTTCCCCCTTCCGAGAGGATAAGGGCCTCACGCCTCGCTATCGCGTTGCCAAGCTTCTGGGGAAGACGCAGATGAGAGCCTTCCGCAAGATTGGCCCGAATGACAGGCCGTGGAATTCTCCTTTCACGGATTTCTGA
- a CDS encoding carbohydrate binding domain-containing protein, with amino-acid sequence MRSAAPLLSSSFPLRLAALASCVFLPLASTPAQSQPVMEKPAAGEPGWFPFHISAFDDTPALLDLSFLNETPAGKHGFIQAKGETLVDDRGTPWRYFGTNLTAASCFPTDEEAVKLAGHFAKCGINLVRFHFMDANWSGTQLVRKDGKPGLNEEALARLDFFFAELKKRGIYANLNLHVGRKYDDQPAGAPDMSKGIDNIYPPYVEALKQYARDLLQHVNPHTGLAYRDDPAVAIVEVNNENTLLFNAWWPAKVKGAVHDSVLKQWNESLAKKHGDDDASLRAKWGTRMADDGPNIIGNPTFTENAKGWWLDNQGGAEAKLSPAPDGKGVRITATKAGPANWHTQLLWAGLQIESGKTYRFRFRARAEKPAKIYASAQQSVAPYGMSGLWTLIDVGPEWKDYLYIFTAKDAQPGKVNLAFGPNQNTGWFEFTDVKLDAYTDGFLPNEASLAKGNIPLPDENANKAVQREYFEFLADKELAYAKEMHRFLKEDLKVKCLVSHSHIFFGALLGVRREAIVSDVVNANAYWHHPSFPGGQWDPKNWEVNQEVLSQNPVGGVLSELAVQRPTGKPFALTEWDIPAPIDSLAEGLPLVAAVAAYQGWSGITLYTFAHGREDFTADHFHSYFNFQAHPAKRAGIPFAALLFRTGAVDAGKQRAILTLTAASLLDDIAEFKGGVWANWRRFYEKANNDGSLALKRQTAVRIVEEGSTAPELKNPVEKSAPAVSDNGEIRWGAADKIATVVSPHVIFTSGSLGAKTHNLGPCSVNVAPLSGDGFGVWGLIAMDGKPLEKSKKLLCMALRRAENEGMGWRADRKTVGDKWGKAPSLVLGFEGKVFLPGGEKTNWKVSALGPDGQPTKVVSTKSNEFPMSPESGTVWWVAERE; translated from the coding sequence ATGCGTTCCGCCGCTCCCCTGCTGTCTTCCTCTTTTCCCCTGAGACTCGCTGCGCTCGCTAGCTGCGTATTTCTACCCCTCGCCAGCACGCCTGCCCAGTCCCAGCCTGTGATGGAGAAGCCCGCCGCCGGTGAGCCCGGCTGGTTTCCCTTCCACATTTCCGCGTTCGATGACACGCCAGCCCTGCTGGATCTTTCCTTCCTGAACGAGACCCCTGCGGGCAAGCATGGTTTCATCCAGGCGAAAGGCGAGACCCTCGTGGATGATCGTGGCACCCCGTGGCGCTACTTCGGCACGAACCTCACCGCCGCGTCTTGCTTCCCCACGGACGAGGAGGCTGTGAAGCTCGCGGGACACTTCGCCAAGTGTGGCATCAACCTCGTGCGCTTCCACTTCATGGACGCAAACTGGAGCGGCACCCAGCTCGTGCGCAAGGATGGCAAACCCGGCCTGAACGAGGAAGCCCTCGCACGGCTCGACTTCTTCTTCGCTGAACTCAAGAAGCGCGGCATCTACGCGAACCTCAATCTCCATGTAGGCCGCAAGTACGACGACCAGCCCGCGGGCGCGCCGGACATGAGCAAGGGCATCGATAACATTTATCCACCCTATGTGGAGGCATTGAAACAGTATGCGCGTGACCTCCTGCAGCACGTGAACCCCCACACCGGTCTCGCTTACCGCGATGACCCCGCCGTGGCGATTGTAGAGGTGAACAACGAAAATACTCTGCTCTTCAACGCCTGGTGGCCGGCAAAAGTAAAGGGTGCAGTGCACGACTCCGTGCTGAAGCAGTGGAACGAATCCCTCGCGAAGAAGCATGGCGACGATGACGCCAGCCTGCGCGCGAAATGGGGCACACGCATGGCGGACGATGGGCCGAACATCATCGGCAATCCCACCTTCACGGAGAACGCCAAGGGCTGGTGGCTCGACAATCAAGGCGGTGCCGAGGCGAAACTCTCACCCGCACCTGATGGCAAAGGCGTGCGTATCACCGCGACCAAGGCTGGTCCGGCGAACTGGCACACACAGCTCCTTTGGGCGGGACTGCAGATTGAGTCTGGCAAGACCTACCGCTTCCGCTTTCGTGCGCGGGCGGAGAAGCCAGCGAAGATCTACGCCAGCGCCCAACAGTCCGTGGCGCCCTACGGCATGTCTGGTTTGTGGACATTGATCGATGTGGGCCCAGAGTGGAAGGACTACCTCTATATTTTCACCGCGAAGGATGCACAACCTGGGAAGGTGAACCTCGCCTTCGGCCCCAATCAAAACACCGGCTGGTTTGAATTCACCGACGTGAAGCTGGATGCCTATACCGATGGCTTCCTGCCCAATGAGGCCAGCCTCGCCAAGGGAAACATTCCGCTCCCCGATGAGAATGCGAACAAAGCCGTGCAGCGTGAGTACTTCGAATTCCTCGCGGACAAAGAACTCGCCTATGCAAAGGAGATGCACCGCTTCCTCAAGGAGGATCTGAAGGTGAAGTGCCTTGTATCACACTCTCACATCTTCTTTGGTGCGCTGCTTGGCGTCCGGCGTGAGGCCATCGTGAGTGACGTGGTGAATGCCAACGCCTACTGGCATCATCCTTCCTTCCCCGGCGGTCAGTGGGATCCAAAGAACTGGGAGGTGAATCAGGAAGTGCTTTCGCAGAATCCCGTGGGAGGTGTGCTTTCCGAGTTGGCAGTGCAGCGCCCCACCGGCAAACCGTTTGCCCTCACCGAGTGGGACATTCCTGCGCCCATTGATTCCCTGGCGGAAGGTCTGCCGCTCGTGGCCGCCGTAGCTGCGTATCAGGGCTGGTCCGGCATCACACTCTACACCTTCGCTCATGGTCGCGAGGATTTCACGGCAGACCATTTCCACAGCTACTTCAACTTCCAGGCACATCCTGCCAAGCGCGCCGGCATTCCCTTCGCTGCGCTCCTCTTCCGTACAGGCGCCGTGGATGCTGGCAAGCAGCGCGCCATCCTCACGCTCACCGCCGCTTCACTTCTGGATGACATCGCCGAGTTCAAGGGCGGCGTCTGGGCAAACTGGCGTCGTTTCTATGAGAAGGCCAACAACGACGGCTCGCTTGCCCTGAAGCGGCAGACCGCTGTGCGCATCGTGGAGGAGGGGAGCACTGCACCCGAACTGAAGAACCCCGTGGAGAAGAGCGCACCCGCTGTCTCGGACAATGGCGAAATCAGATGGGGTGCTGCAGACAAGATTGCCACGGTGGTATCGCCGCATGTCATCTTCACTTCCGGCAGTCTTGGCGCCAAGACACACAACCTCGGCCCCTGCTCAGTGAACGTGGCCCCCCTGTCTGGCGATGGCTTCGGCGTGTGGGGTCTCATTGCCATGGACGGGAAGCCCCTGGAGAAATCCAAGAAGCTCCTCTGCATGGCCCTCCGCCGCGCCGAGAATGAAGGCATGGGCTGGCGCGCCGACCGCAAGACCGTGGGTGACAAATGGGGCAAGGCCCCTTCTCTCGTGCTTGGTTTCGAAGGAAAGGTCTTCCTCCCCGGCGGTGAAAAAACCAACTGGAAAGTCAGCGCGCTAGGCCCCGATGGCCAGCCCACCAAGGTCGTCTCCACCAAGAGCAATGAGTTCCCCATGTCCCCCGAATCGGGGACGGTATGGTGGGTGGCGGAGAGGGAATGA
- the glmM gene encoding phosphoglucosamine mutase: MASAKRKYFGTDGIRGVANSHPMTPEFVMRLGQAAAKVLAMEAEKAGIRPKCIVGRDTRLSGDMIETALTAGLTSMGVDVVLCGVVPTPAVALIARQEKAAMGAIVSASHNPYKDNGVKFVDGGGHKLTDAQELMIEAAFENDDVLSHRAAATGIGRVSRMDNAPERFIAHAVATMHNRRLDGMKIALDNANGAAYVTTTETLKRLGAEVEVFHSSPDGVNINRDCGCTHPEYIEALVKETGAYVGVAHDGDADRVVLVDETGSALSGDEYIAIVVASMLRKGTLRESTVAVTTMSNFGLDELVTGLKGKVIRTDVGDRYVIAAMRQHGLNFGAEESGHIVFFDHTTTGDGLIAALQVLKIMVETGEPLSELRKVLSPFPQAKRNLRVKAKPPVEELVDAQLLVKETEKKLASLGRVLLRYSGTESLIRLLIEGRDPEYIEAQAERIAEAIKAQIGE; this comes from the coding sequence ATGGCTTCAGCGAAGAGGAAATACTTTGGCACGGACGGCATCCGCGGTGTGGCGAACTCACACCCGATGACGCCCGAGTTTGTGATGCGTCTCGGTCAGGCTGCCGCGAAGGTGCTGGCCATGGAGGCGGAGAAGGCAGGCATCCGGCCGAAGTGTATTGTGGGTCGCGACACCCGGCTCTCGGGAGACATGATCGAAACCGCCCTCACCGCAGGACTCACCTCCATGGGAGTGGACGTAGTGCTGTGCGGTGTGGTGCCCACCCCGGCTGTGGCACTGATTGCCCGCCAGGAAAAGGCAGCCATGGGCGCCATCGTTTCCGCCTCGCACAATCCCTACAAGGATAATGGTGTGAAGTTCGTGGACGGCGGCGGGCACAAGCTCACCGATGCCCAGGAGCTGATGATCGAGGCTGCGTTTGAGAACGACGATGTGCTCAGTCACCGGGCCGCCGCCACCGGCATCGGCCGCGTTTCACGCATGGACAATGCCCCCGAGCGCTTCATCGCACATGCCGTGGCCACCATGCATAATCGCCGCTTGGATGGCATGAAGATCGCGCTGGATAACGCGAACGGTGCCGCCTACGTCACCACTACGGAGACGCTCAAGCGACTCGGCGCGGAGGTGGAGGTCTTCCACTCCTCACCCGATGGCGTGAATATCAACCGCGACTGCGGCTGCACGCATCCCGAGTACATCGAAGCGCTCGTGAAGGAAACAGGCGCCTACGTGGGCGTGGCTCACGATGGTGATGCCGACCGTGTGGTGCTGGTGGATGAGACCGGGTCTGCCCTGAGCGGGGATGAGTACATCGCCATCGTCGTCGCCTCCATGCTCCGCAAGGGTACCCTGCGTGAGAGCACCGTGGCTGTGACCACCATGAGCAACTTCGGCCTGGACGAACTGGTCACCGGCCTCAAGGGCAAAGTCATCCGCACGGACGTGGGCGACCGCTATGTCATCGCCGCCATGCGTCAACACGGGTTGAACTTTGGCGCGGAGGAGAGCGGACACATCGTCTTCTTCGACCACACCACCACGGGCGATGGCCTCATCGCGGCACTGCAGGTGCTGAAGATCATGGTGGAGACCGGCGAACCGCTCAGCGAACTGCGCAAGGTCCTGAGCCCCTTCCCCCAGGCAAAGCGCAATCTCCGTGTGAAAGCCAAGCCTCCCGTGGAGGAGTTGGTGGACGCGCAATTGCTCGTCAAAGAGACGGAGAAAAAACTCGCCAGCCTCGGTCGCGTGCTTTTGCGCTACTCCGGTACCGAGTCCCTCATCCGCCTCCTCATCGAAGGTCGCGACCCCGAGTACATCGAGGCCCAGGCCGAGCGAATTGCCGAAGCGATCAAGGCGCAGATTGGCGAGTAG
- the cdaA gene encoding diadenylate cyclase CdaA, producing the protein MWEFVQTHWNHAVEILLLAVLLYQGYRFLRATRGARILTGLLVLLLGLALVSQLLKLEVITWLLKGFVTFFAIALVVIFQPELRRLLAELGSHRFFSFNGSEEASLDNLIEAMVQLSHRRCGALFAIQRGIELKPFAESGVSLDAKISTELIGTIFHPKTPLHDGGMVVEQGRIVAAGCVFPVSQKDLPDRSIGLRHRAGLGITEETDAVALVVSEETGALSLCYKGKLEHNLEPDELRERLQRILVYGEDDNTRNESESGKAEEARSQG; encoded by the coding sequence ATGTGGGAGTTTGTACAGACGCACTGGAATCATGCCGTGGAGATCCTGCTCCTGGCCGTGCTGCTGTATCAGGGCTACCGTTTCCTGCGGGCGACGCGTGGGGCGCGCATCCTCACCGGTCTGCTGGTGCTGCTACTGGGGCTGGCGCTCGTGTCCCAGCTCCTGAAGCTGGAGGTCATCACGTGGTTGTTGAAGGGCTTTGTCACCTTCTTTGCCATCGCCCTGGTCGTGATTTTCCAGCCGGAGCTGCGCCGTCTGCTGGCGGAACTGGGCAGCCATCGGTTCTTTTCCTTCAATGGCTCGGAGGAGGCCAGCCTGGACAACCTCATTGAGGCCATGGTCCAGCTCTCGCACCGTCGCTGTGGGGCACTCTTCGCCATCCAGCGTGGCATTGAGCTGAAGCCCTTTGCCGAGAGCGGCGTGTCCCTGGACGCGAAGATTTCCACCGAACTCATCGGCACCATCTTCCACCCCAAGACACCGCTGCATGACGGCGGCATGGTGGTGGAGCAGGGGCGCATTGTGGCGGCGGGGTGTGTGTTTCCCGTGAGCCAGAAGGATCTGCCGGATCGCAGCATCGGCCTGCGGCACCGCGCTGGGCTGGGCATCACCGAGGAGACGGACGCCGTGGCCCTCGTGGTGAGTGAGGAAACCGGTGCGCTTTCCCTTTGCTACAAAGGGAAGCTGGAACATAATCTGGAACCTGATGAGCTGCGCGAGCGGCTGCAACGCATCCTGGTCTATGGCGAGGACGACAACACCCGAAACGAATCCGAATCTGGAAAGGCTGAGGAAGCTCGGTCCCAAGGTTAA
- a CDS encoding histidine phosphatase family protein, translated as MPPVRIGLIRHFEVKHPFPTGWVTWGDLVAWREIYEKAEITTSAIDLGGITWSRCISSDLPRAYATAQAAFTGEILQMPELREPQLDAFRTGNLKLPYPLWKWVLRLAWMTSHSSQRNAKTAFLAKVKQVTDTLLTQVKEDTLIVSHAGVMIFLRKELMKLGFTGPGFKVAENGKLYVFERKNA; from the coding sequence ATGCCTCCCGTCCGCATCGGCCTCATCCGCCACTTTGAAGTGAAACATCCCTTCCCCACCGGGTGGGTCACGTGGGGTGATCTCGTGGCGTGGCGTGAAATCTATGAAAAGGCAGAGATCACCACGAGCGCGATCGACTTGGGTGGCATTACCTGGAGCCGCTGTATTTCCAGTGACCTTCCGCGTGCCTATGCCACGGCGCAGGCAGCCTTCACCGGCGAGATCCTGCAGATGCCGGAGCTACGCGAGCCACAACTGGATGCCTTCCGCACCGGCAATCTGAAGCTCCCCTACCCGCTCTGGAAATGGGTGCTGCGCCTCGCCTGGATGACCTCCCACTCCTCCCAGCGCAACGCCAAAACAGCGTTCCTGGCGAAGGTGAAGCAAGTCACCGATACCCTGCTCACCCAAGTGAAGGAAGACACCCTGATCGTAAGCCATGCCGGTGTGATGATATTCCTCCGCAAAGAACTCATGAAGCTGGGCTTCACCGGCCCGGGCTTCAAGGTGGCGGAGAACGGGAAGCTGTATGTGTTTGAGAGGAAGAATGCCTGA